Proteins encoded within one genomic window of Microbacterium sp. zg-B185:
- the pgi gene encoding glucose-6-phosphate isomerase, which yields MTSPIDPTSTSAWAALTSSRAAFTPDLRGWFAADPGRVGRLSFSVGDLHVDLSKNLVTDEILASLLDLAAQTGVAERFTAMLAGEHINTTEDRAVLHTALRRPVGASPALVVDGQDIDGDVHEVLTGVYAFAERVRSGQWRGVTGKRVTHVVNIGIGGSDLGPVMVYEALKPYADAGISARFVSNIDPTDLSQTTADLDPETTLFIVASKTFTTLETLTNARLARDWLWTGLVASGAIDGSAQSKTDAVAHHFVAVSTALDKVAAFGIDPVNSFGFWDWVGGRYSVDSAIGLSLAITLGPQVFSELLAGFHDVDEHMRTTPLESNVPVLMGLLNVWYSNFLGAQSHAVLPYAQQLHRFPAYLQQLTMESNGKSVRWDGTPVTTETGEVFWGEPGTNGQHAFYQLIHQGTRLIPADFIAFAEPAYPLEDDGRDVHGLFLANFLAQTKALAFGKTADEVHAEGTTGPLVAARTFAGNRPTTSIFAPALTGRVLGQLIALYEHITFTQGTIWGINSFDQWGVELGKQLALQIAPAIEGDPDALAAQDASTRALLEYYAAHRRR from the coding sequence ATGACGAGCCCGATCGATCCCACATCCACCTCCGCCTGGGCAGCGCTCACCTCCTCCCGCGCGGCATTCACGCCGGATCTGCGCGGCTGGTTCGCCGCTGACCCCGGCCGGGTGGGACGGCTCAGCTTCAGCGTGGGCGACCTGCACGTCGACCTGTCGAAGAATCTCGTCACCGACGAGATCCTGGCCTCGCTGCTCGACCTCGCCGCGCAAACGGGCGTCGCTGAGCGATTCACGGCGATGCTCGCCGGCGAGCACATCAACACCACCGAAGACCGCGCCGTCCTGCACACCGCGCTGCGCCGGCCGGTCGGCGCCTCGCCGGCGCTCGTGGTGGACGGGCAGGACATCGACGGCGACGTCCACGAGGTGCTCACGGGGGTCTACGCCTTCGCAGAGCGCGTGCGATCCGGTCAGTGGCGCGGCGTCACCGGCAAGCGGGTCACACACGTCGTGAACATCGGGATCGGCGGGTCCGATCTCGGACCCGTCATGGTCTACGAGGCGCTCAAGCCCTACGCGGATGCCGGCATCTCCGCCCGTTTCGTGTCCAACATCGATCCCACCGATCTGTCTCAGACGACCGCGGACCTGGACCCCGAGACCACGCTGTTCATCGTCGCCTCCAAGACGTTCACGACCCTCGAGACGCTGACCAACGCGCGGCTGGCCAGAGACTGGCTGTGGACCGGGCTGGTCGCCTCGGGTGCGATCGACGGCAGTGCCCAGTCGAAGACGGATGCTGTCGCGCATCACTTCGTCGCCGTTTCGACCGCGCTGGACAAGGTCGCGGCGTTCGGCATCGACCCGGTCAACTCGTTCGGGTTCTGGGACTGGGTGGGTGGGCGCTACTCGGTGGACTCCGCCATCGGACTCTCTCTTGCCATCACGCTCGGACCGCAGGTCTTCAGCGAGCTGCTCGCGGGGTTCCACGACGTGGACGAGCACATGCGGACCACTCCGCTCGAGTCGAACGTGCCGGTGCTGATGGGGTTGCTCAACGTCTGGTACTCGAACTTCCTCGGCGCGCAGTCCCACGCGGTGCTGCCCTATGCGCAGCAGCTGCATCGCTTCCCGGCGTACCTGCAGCAGCTGACGATGGAATCCAACGGCAAGTCGGTCCGCTGGGACGGCACGCCGGTGACCACCGAGACCGGTGAGGTGTTCTGGGGCGAGCCGGGCACCAACGGCCAGCATGCGTTCTATCAGCTGATCCACCAGGGCACCCGGCTCATCCCCGCGGACTTCATCGCATTCGCCGAGCCCGCGTATCCGCTGGAGGACGACGGCCGCGACGTGCATGGCCTGTTCCTGGCGAACTTCCTCGCGCAGACCAAGGCCCTGGCCTTCGGCAAGACGGCCGACGAAGTCCACGCCGAGGGCACGACGGGCCCGCTCGTGGCGGCGCGAACCTTCGCGGGGAACCGCCCCACCACCTCGATCTTCGCCCCGGCGCTCACCGGGCGCGTGCTCGGTCAGCTCATCGCGCTGTACGAGCACATCACCTTCACGCAAGGCACGATCTGGGGCATCAACTCGTTCGATCAGTGGGGCGTGGAACTGGGCAAACAGCTGGCGCTGCAGATCGCTCCGGCGATCGAGGGCGACCCGGACGCGCTCGCCGCGCAGGATGCGTCCACCCGCGCGCTGCTGGAGTACTACGCCGCGCACCGGCGCCGCTGA
- a CDS encoding long-chain-fatty-acid--CoA ligase, with protein sequence MDSRNPYASRPWLSAYAPGVPDSITEVTQTLPDMIEASIARYGRGTALEFFGATTGYRDLGEQIDRAAEGLRRLGVVPGDRVALVLPNCPQHVVAFYAVLRLGAIVVEHNPLYTARELRHQFEDHQARFAIAWDKVYDTLEAFPSDLKLERIVSVDITEAMPLPTRMALRLPIPRARASRAQLTSAPKARRVLTWRKLVDSRRLSKRHPRPTLDDIALLQYTSGTTGAPKGAILTHRNLRANAMQGRAWVPGLKEGEETFYAVLPLFHAYGMTLCLTFAMSLGARLVLFPKYDAKLVADAAAKSPPTFLPAVPPIYDQLARSAERGKIDLTSVRFAISGAMSLPIDTVERWEEATGGLLVEGYGMTETSPVALGNPIGPSRRPGTVGVPFPSTEIRVVDPVDWHVDRSLGESGELLIRGPQVFQGYWRRPTETAEALLPGGWVRTGDIVTVSPDGFVTVVDRLKEIIITGGFNVAPTEVEATLHAHPDVEEAAVVALPRKGGEEVVAAVVLREGSELNADALREYCRKHLAGYKVPRKFFALDELPRSLIGKVLRREVREQLLRDAE encoded by the coding sequence ATGGACTCGCGAAATCCCTACGCATCCCGTCCGTGGCTCTCCGCGTATGCCCCGGGCGTGCCGGATTCCATCACGGAAGTCACCCAGACACTGCCGGACATGATCGAGGCGAGCATCGCCCGCTACGGCCGCGGCACCGCACTGGAGTTCTTCGGTGCCACCACCGGGTACCGCGACCTCGGCGAGCAGATCGATCGCGCCGCGGAAGGTCTGCGCCGACTCGGAGTCGTGCCCGGCGACCGGGTCGCCCTCGTGCTGCCCAACTGCCCGCAGCACGTCGTGGCGTTCTATGCCGTGCTGCGCCTCGGCGCCATCGTCGTCGAGCACAACCCGCTGTACACCGCGCGGGAGCTGCGGCACCAGTTCGAAGACCACCAGGCGCGGTTCGCGATCGCCTGGGACAAGGTCTACGACACGCTCGAGGCCTTCCCGTCCGATCTGAAGCTGGAACGGATCGTGAGCGTGGACATCACCGAGGCGATGCCGCTGCCCACCCGGATGGCGCTGCGTCTGCCGATTCCCCGGGCGCGCGCCTCCCGGGCTCAGCTGACGTCGGCGCCGAAGGCACGGCGCGTGCTGACCTGGCGGAAACTCGTCGATAGCCGGCGGCTGAGCAAACGGCATCCGCGCCCCACGCTGGATGACATCGCTCTGCTGCAGTACACCAGCGGCACCACCGGAGCGCCCAAAGGGGCGATCCTGACGCACCGCAACCTGCGTGCCAACGCGATGCAGGGCCGCGCCTGGGTGCCCGGCCTGAAGGAGGGCGAGGAGACCTTCTACGCGGTGCTGCCCCTGTTCCACGCCTACGGCATGACACTGTGCCTGACATTCGCGATGAGCCTGGGCGCGCGACTGGTTCTGTTCCCCAAGTACGACGCGAAGCTGGTGGCGGATGCCGCGGCGAAGAGTCCGCCCACATTCCTGCCCGCCGTACCGCCGATCTACGACCAGCTGGCCCGCTCGGCCGAGCGGGGCAAGATCGATCTGACCAGCGTGCGGTTCGCCATATCGGGGGCGATGAGCCTGCCGATCGATACCGTGGAGCGCTGGGAGGAAGCCACCGGCGGACTGCTGGTCGAGGGTTACGGGATGACCGAGACCTCCCCGGTCGCCCTCGGGAACCCGATCGGCCCGTCCCGGCGCCCGGGCACCGTCGGAGTGCCGTTCCCGAGCACCGAGATCCGCGTCGTGGACCCCGTCGACTGGCACGTCGACCGGTCGCTGGGCGAGTCGGGCGAGCTGCTCATTCGCGGTCCCCAGGTGTTCCAGGGTTACTGGCGACGCCCCACCGAGACGGCAGAGGCTCTGCTGCCGGGCGGGTGGGTGCGCACCGGAGACATCGTCACGGTCTCGCCGGACGGCTTCGTGACGGTCGTCGACCGGCTCAAGGAGATCATCATCACCGGAGGGTTCAACGTCGCCCCCACGGAAGTCGAGGCGACCTTGCACGCGCACCCGGACGTCGAGGAGGCCGCCGTCGTGGCGCTGCCGCGCAAGGGCGGTGAGGAGGTCGTCGCCGCCGTGGTGCTGCGGGAGGGCAGCGAGCTGAACGCCGATGCGCTGCGCGAATACTGCCGTAAGCACCTGGCCGGCTACAAGGTTCCGCGGAAGTTCTTCGCCCTGGACGAGCTGCCCCGATCGCTCATCGGCAAGGTCCTGCGCCGCGAGGTGCGCGAGCAGCTGCTGCGCGACGCCGAGTAG
- a CDS encoding Lrp/AsnC family transcriptional regulator, translated as MAQVLNLDRTDRALLRALTANARASGAALASALGIAESTVSLRLRRLQTSGVIRRYRVDLNPLALGATVQALIAIRLVKHAREEIEAFRRAAPGLPGVLSLFHMAGADDFLLHVIARDAAELREFVLAHLTGHPAVAHTETNLIFEHADGDGWQQLIG; from the coding sequence ATGGCGCAGGTCCTTAACCTCGACCGGACCGACCGCGCGCTGCTGCGCGCGCTGACCGCCAACGCTCGCGCTTCGGGCGCAGCCCTGGCCTCTGCGCTGGGCATCGCCGAGTCAACCGTCTCCCTGCGTCTGCGCAGGCTGCAGACCAGCGGCGTGATCCGGCGCTACCGGGTCGACCTGAATCCGCTCGCGCTGGGCGCCACGGTTCAGGCGCTCATCGCGATCCGGCTCGTCAAGCATGCCCGCGAGGAGATCGAGGCGTTCCGGCGGGCCGCTCCGGGCCTGCCCGGTGTGCTCAGCCTGTTCCACATGGCCGGCGCCGACGACTTCCTGTTGCACGTCATCGCGCGGGACGCGGCCGAGCTCCGGGAGTTCGTGCTCGCCCACCTGACCGGGCATCCCGCCGTGGCGCACACCGAGACGAACCTCATCTTCGAGCACGCCGACGGGGACGGGTGGCAGCAGCTCATCGGCTGA
- a CDS encoding aminotransferase class I/II-fold pyridoxal phosphate-dependent enzyme gives MDKRHPRFDTRAVHAGMAGLRESGTHVPPIDFSTTFPLPDVESGGLAYEELATGQSLGSDRSAVYQRLWQPGVARFEDALADLESTEGAVAFASGMAALTACLIASVTAGRGHVVAVRPLYGGSDHVLESGLLGTTVTWASPDTIAAAVRADTGLVIVETPANPTLELLDLDEVVAAAGAVPVLVDNTFATPVLQQPARHGAALVLHSATKYLGGHGDVMGGVVATDQEWVERLRRVRALTGGLLHPMAAYLLHRGLRTLPLRVRAQQQTAQTLAERISGHTAVARVFYPGLPGQDPKGLLGRQLEGPGSIIAVELAGGYDAAARFTESCGLIEHAVSLGGIDSLVQHPASLTHRPVAGPAKPGAGVVRLSIGLEHIDDLTDDVMVALAAAETATAGSVAPLAGAR, from the coding sequence ATGGACAAGAGGCACCCCCGGTTCGACACCCGCGCCGTGCACGCCGGCATGGCGGGCTTGCGCGAAAGCGGGACGCATGTCCCGCCGATCGACTTCTCGACCACGTTTCCGCTGCCCGATGTGGAAAGCGGCGGTCTGGCCTACGAGGAGCTCGCCACTGGGCAGAGCCTCGGATCGGACCGCAGCGCCGTCTATCAGCGGCTCTGGCAGCCGGGCGTTGCCCGCTTCGAAGACGCGCTCGCCGACCTGGAATCCACCGAGGGCGCCGTCGCGTTCGCCAGCGGAATGGCTGCGCTCACGGCCTGCCTGATCGCATCCGTGACGGCAGGCAGGGGCCATGTCGTCGCAGTCCGGCCACTGTACGGCGGATCCGATCACGTCCTCGAGAGCGGACTGCTCGGTACGACCGTCACCTGGGCGTCGCCGGACACCATCGCCGCGGCGGTGCGTGCGGACACCGGGCTCGTGATCGTCGAGACGCCGGCGAACCCCACGCTCGAGTTGCTCGATCTGGATGAGGTCGTCGCCGCGGCCGGCGCGGTGCCGGTCCTCGTGGACAACACGTTCGCGACCCCCGTCCTCCAGCAGCCTGCCCGCCATGGTGCCGCCCTGGTGCTGCACAGCGCGACGAAGTACCTCGGCGGGCACGGCGACGTGATGGGCGGGGTCGTGGCCACCGACCAGGAGTGGGTGGAACGGCTGCGACGGGTGCGGGCACTGACCGGCGGCCTGCTGCACCCGATGGCCGCGTACCTGCTGCACCGTGGACTGCGCACCCTCCCGCTGCGGGTGCGCGCACAGCAGCAGACCGCGCAGACGCTGGCTGAGCGGATCAGCGGGCATACGGCCGTTGCGCGCGTCTTCTACCCTGGGCTGCCCGGGCAGGACCCGAAGGGACTCCTCGGCCGCCAACTGGAGGGACCGGGGTCGATCATCGCGGTGGAACTCGCCGGCGGGTACGACGCGGCCGCACGCTTCACCGAGTCGTGCGGACTCATCGAGCACGCGGTCTCGCTCGGGGGCATCGACTCCCTCGTCCAGCATCCCGCCTCGCTCACCCACCGGCCCGTGGCCGGCCCGGCCAAGCCCGGGGCGGGCGTCGTGCGTCTGTCCATCGGGCTCGAACACATCGACGATCTCACCGACGACGTGATGGTGGCGCTGGCTGCGGCCGAGACAGCCACCGCCGGCTCCGTCGCGCCGCTCGCCGGCGCCCGCTGA
- a CDS encoding circularly permuted type 2 ATP-grasp protein, translated as MSVLRDYAAGLAQPTLPFTPATGARFDEVVGADGALRPAWRGMAAIAVDLTPAQVDRIDTEITTLLADDGVTYGSGDAGSQPWQLDPMPLVLDAVTWGRLEIGLAQRTELLNALLADIYGEQRLLAEGVIPAAVVFGHSGFVRPIVRPRGFDPHPLILASTDLGRDAAGEWHVLTDRVQAPSGLGYAMENRRVLSRVLPELYDAAGLHRMEPYFSALRAALLQAAPAGLADPRIVVLSPGTHSETAYDQAFLANILGFPLVQGEDLVVQEGSVWIKPAGFPQQQPQERVDVILRRVDAEWCDPLELRAGSQLGVAGLTEAVRRGNVRLVNGLGAGVLENPGLMPFMPAVCERLLGEQLRLPSVPTLWCGEPDGLSAVLAAVADDRGEMTVREIDGRAAELSALDPASLRARILAAPHRFVGQTRVPLSQAPAWGSSGRVSGRVQPHPLVLRAFTVRDGAIYRPLVGGLATLVDGPTAGLATKDVWVLKASPGEPDQGMVEPAPVPLSRAVPVLSPRAVEDMFWSGRYAERAEDLVRLVITVSAYAEQLDFTSTTQGGAALRALFRALQRLGGTRWSDPDLEQRSLLVDADRPGSAAHSLERLRDALEAVRDQLSGDTWRAFGSTDRAMRALRTAPRPQIAESASRMLGGILSLQGVTANMMRDDGWHAIETGRHLERGLQVCTLLTATTIASADAGTERAVLGGVLMASESSVTHRRRFRGGVRAADVLELLLADPGNPRSLTFALGHVRDHVSQLAGSTGSTRPERLLEQLEQTLEQSDIRALAAPEDGRRAALEAFLGETRAQLERIGDAIVHVHFGGGPHPRPLSALSLTEVPAAPATEVSR; from the coding sequence ATGAGCGTGCTCCGCGACTATGCGGCCGGGCTGGCCCAGCCGACCCTTCCGTTCACGCCCGCCACCGGCGCGAGGTTCGACGAGGTGGTGGGGGCCGATGGCGCCCTGCGACCGGCGTGGCGGGGCATGGCGGCGATCGCCGTGGACCTGACTCCGGCCCAGGTGGACCGGATCGACACCGAGATCACGACTCTGCTGGCCGACGACGGCGTGACGTACGGCAGCGGCGACGCCGGCTCGCAGCCCTGGCAGCTGGACCCCATGCCGTTGGTGCTGGATGCGGTGACGTGGGGACGCCTGGAGATCGGACTGGCGCAGCGGACCGAGCTGCTCAACGCGCTGCTGGCCGACATCTACGGCGAGCAGCGACTGCTGGCCGAAGGGGTCATCCCCGCCGCGGTCGTGTTCGGCCACTCCGGATTCGTCCGCCCCATCGTGCGCCCGCGCGGCTTCGACCCCCACCCGCTGATCCTCGCCAGCACCGATCTCGGCCGCGATGCGGCGGGCGAATGGCACGTCCTGACCGACCGGGTGCAGGCGCCGTCGGGACTGGGCTACGCCATGGAGAACCGTCGCGTCCTGTCGCGGGTGCTGCCCGAGCTCTACGATGCGGCCGGACTGCATCGCATGGAGCCGTATTTCTCGGCGCTGCGGGCCGCGCTGCTGCAGGCGGCACCGGCGGGGCTCGCCGACCCGCGCATCGTGGTGCTCTCGCCCGGAACACATTCGGAGACCGCATACGACCAGGCCTTCCTGGCCAACATCCTCGGGTTCCCCCTGGTGCAGGGCGAAGACCTGGTCGTGCAGGAAGGATCGGTGTGGATCAAACCCGCCGGTTTCCCGCAGCAGCAGCCGCAGGAGCGCGTGGATGTGATCCTGCGCCGCGTCGACGCGGAGTGGTGCGACCCGCTGGAGCTGCGTGCCGGCTCGCAGCTCGGTGTCGCCGGTCTCACGGAGGCGGTGCGGCGCGGAAACGTGCGGCTCGTGAACGGGCTGGGGGCGGGTGTGCTGGAGAACCCCGGGCTGATGCCGTTCATGCCGGCCGTCTGCGAGCGGCTGCTCGGCGAGCAGCTGCGGCTCCCGTCCGTGCCCACACTGTGGTGCGGCGAGCCCGACGGGCTGTCCGCGGTGCTGGCTGCCGTTGCCGACGACCGCGGAGAGATGACCGTGCGTGAGATCGACGGGCGTGCCGCCGAGCTGTCCGCCCTGGATCCGGCATCCCTCCGCGCCCGGATTCTGGCCGCGCCGCACCGATTCGTCGGTCAGACCCGCGTGCCGCTGTCCCAGGCTCCGGCCTGGGGTTCGTCCGGTCGCGTGTCCGGACGTGTGCAGCCCCATCCGCTCGTGCTGCGCGCGTTCACCGTGCGCGACGGTGCGATCTACCGCCCGCTGGTCGGGGGCTTGGCGACCCTGGTCGACGGCCCCACCGCCGGCCTGGCCACCAAGGATGTATGGGTGCTCAAGGCTTCACCGGGCGAGCCCGATCAGGGCATGGTCGAACCCGCTCCCGTCCCGCTCTCCCGCGCGGTCCCGGTCCTGTCCCCGCGGGCGGTCGAGGACATGTTCTGGTCCGGCAGGTACGCCGAGCGTGCCGAGGACCTCGTGCGGCTGGTGATCACCGTCAGCGCGTACGCGGAGCAGCTCGACTTCACCTCCACCACGCAGGGCGGCGCGGCACTGCGGGCACTGTTCCGCGCGCTCCAGCGCCTGGGCGGGACCCGCTGGAGCGATCCGGACCTCGAACAGCGGTCACTTCTGGTGGACGCGGATCGTCCCGGTTCGGCCGCGCACTCCTTGGAACGTCTGCGCGATGCGCTCGAGGCGGTGCGCGATCAGCTCTCCGGCGACACCTGGCGCGCGTTCGGGAGCACCGACCGTGCGATGCGGGCGCTGCGCACAGCCCCTCGCCCGCAGATCGCCGAGTCGGCCAGCCGCATGCTGGGCGGCATCCTGTCCTTGCAGGGCGTCACGGCGAACATGATGCGCGATGACGGCTGGCACGCCATCGAGACGGGGCGCCACCTCGAGCGTGGGCTGCAGGTGTGCACCCTGCTCACCGCCACCACGATCGCCTCGGCCGACGCGGGCACGGAGCGCGCCGTGCTCGGTGGCGTGCTGATGGCCTCGGAGAGCTCCGTCACGCACCGGCGTCGATTCCGCGGCGGCGTCCGCGCCGCCGACGTGCTCGAACTGCTGCTCGCCGATCCCGGCAACCCCCGCTCGCTGACCTTCGCCCTCGGGCATGTACGGGACCACGTGTCGCAGCTGGCCGGCTCCACCGGATCGACCCGACCGGAACGGCTCCTCGAACAGCTCGAGCAGACGCTCGAGCAGAGCGACATCCGAGCGCTCGCCGCGCCCGAAGACGGGCGCCGGGCGGCTCTGGAGGCCTTTCTCGGGGAGACGCGAGCGCAGCTGGAACGAATCGGCGATGCGATCGTGCACGTCCACTTCGGTGGCGGACCCCACCCGCGGCCTCTCTCGGCGCTGTCCCTGACCGAAGTGCCGGCCGCGCCGGCAACCGAGGTGAGCAGGTGA
- a CDS encoding transglutaminase family protein, protein MKYRVTHRTTYTYDDDVASSFGLAHLRPRELAWQQVTGRSVAIDPMPGDITDDVDCYGNVVSYFHVSAPHTRLTIDATSEVTVQPTDYDAVALSQPWEHSRPLVNPGISPRAWAATEFALESPKVRHVSAAHEYGASSLRPGRPIGEAVTDLMHRIKADFDYDKTATTVTSTVADVLDKRAGVCQDFAHVALACLRSHGIAARYVSGYLATRPAPGRPRVVGADASHAWVAAWLPGSDQWLAFDPTNDQWVSDRHVTVAWGRDYGDVPPVKGVIFTDAQNSTLRVSVDVAPVEETFPA, encoded by the coding sequence GTGAAGTACCGGGTCACCCATCGCACCACGTACACGTACGACGATGACGTCGCGAGCAGCTTCGGTCTGGCACACCTGCGACCCCGCGAGCTGGCCTGGCAGCAGGTGACCGGGCGGTCGGTCGCGATCGATCCGATGCCCGGTGACATCACCGACGATGTGGACTGCTACGGCAATGTCGTGTCGTACTTCCACGTCAGCGCACCCCACACGCGACTCACGATCGACGCCACCAGCGAGGTGACCGTCCAGCCGACGGACTACGACGCGGTGGCGCTCTCCCAACCATGGGAGCACTCCCGACCGCTGGTGAACCCCGGCATCTCGCCGCGCGCGTGGGCGGCGACCGAGTTCGCGCTGGAATCGCCCAAGGTGAGGCACGTCAGCGCCGCGCACGAGTACGGAGCATCCTCGCTGCGACCGGGCCGTCCGATCGGCGAGGCGGTCACCGACCTGATGCATCGCATCAAGGCCGACTTCGATTACGACAAGACCGCCACCACGGTCACGAGCACGGTCGCGGACGTCCTCGACAAGCGCGCGGGCGTCTGCCAGGACTTCGCGCACGTCGCGCTCGCGTGCCTGCGCAGTCACGGCATCGCGGCCAGGTACGTCAGCGGCTATCTTGCGACGCGTCCGGCACCGGGCAGACCCCGTGTGGTCGGCGCGGACGCGTCGCACGCGTGGGTCGCGGCATGGCTGCCCGGGTCGGACCAATGGCTCGCCTTCGATCCGACCAACGACCAGTGGGTCTCGGACCGGCACGTCACCGTGGCGTGGGGGCGAGACTACGGTGACGTCCCGCCCGTGAAGGGCGTCATCTTCACGGACGCGCAGAACTCGACGCTGCGGGTCTCCGTCGACGTCGCCCCGGTCGAGGAGACGTTCCCGGCGTGA
- a CDS encoding histidine kinase: MTSQISTRPVAPAPIPQRAPALAAPLRIAGAVAQLAALGVVGPLVFTVLVTLLAVGLGLVPVLGIGLVLLLGFVYGLYGLGWLETARVDGLYSLGLPGLRPRTRTRPGFGGFLRMVWDQFTDPSMWRAIASAAIASILGLVVLPLLSIFASGIVLAFAPLFARSAAVRLAATGLEVPVAWASVVGVLAAVVALAAVVGIALLHGVLARVIVIPTREAQLTEQARTSDAQRAGALRASEVERTRIERDLHDGVQPRLVSVGMTLGLAQQKMDDDPAAAKALLAEAHTSTKAAITELRQLARGIHASVLDDRGLDAALSALAGRSHIPVHLDVRLDSRCSRDAEAAVYFAIAETLTNAAKHSRASECRVIVRQREGGTLWARVEDNGIGGAQVIAGGGLDGISNRILAARGTVRLESPQGGPTSLEVSVPCAS; encoded by the coding sequence ATGACCTCCCAGATCTCGACGCGACCCGTCGCCCCGGCGCCGATACCGCAGCGCGCTCCCGCCCTCGCCGCCCCGCTTCGGATAGCCGGTGCCGTGGCGCAGCTGGCCGCGCTCGGCGTGGTCGGCCCCCTCGTCTTCACCGTGCTGGTCACCCTCCTGGCCGTGGGGCTGGGCCTGGTGCCCGTGCTCGGAATCGGCCTGGTGCTGCTGCTCGGCTTCGTCTACGGCCTCTACGGCCTGGGCTGGCTGGAGACCGCCCGTGTCGACGGTCTCTATTCGCTCGGGCTGCCGGGCCTGCGGCCCCGCACCCGCACGCGGCCCGGCTTCGGCGGATTCCTGCGGATGGTCTGGGACCAGTTCACCGACCCGTCGATGTGGCGGGCGATCGCCAGCGCTGCGATCGCCAGCATCCTCGGCCTCGTCGTGCTTCCCCTTCTTTCGATCTTCGCGTCCGGAATCGTCCTCGCCTTCGCTCCGCTGTTCGCACGCAGCGCCGCCGTGCGGCTTGCCGCGACGGGGCTCGAGGTGCCCGTTGCGTGGGCATCGGTGGTGGGAGTGCTCGCCGCCGTCGTCGCGCTCGCCGCCGTCGTGGGCATCGCGCTGCTGCACGGTGTGCTGGCGCGCGTCATCGTGATCCCCACCCGCGAGGCGCAGCTGACGGAGCAGGCCCGCACCTCCGACGCCCAGCGCGCCGGCGCCCTGCGCGCGTCCGAAGTGGAACGCACGCGCATCGAGCGCGACCTCCACGACGGCGTGCAGCCGCGCCTCGTGTCGGTGGGCATGACCCTCGGCCTGGCCCAGCAGAAGATGGACGACGACCCGGCGGCAGCCAAAGCGCTGCTCGCCGAAGCGCACACCTCCACCAAGGCGGCGATCACGGAACTGCGACAGCTCGCCCGCGGCATCCACGCGTCCGTGCTGGATGACCGAGGTCTGGATGCCGCCCTCTCCGCCCTCGCCGGACGCTCCCACATCCCGGTCCATCTGGACGTACGGCTGGACTCGCGCTGCAGCCGCGACGCCGAAGCCGCCGTGTATTTCGCCATCGCGGAGACCCTCACGAACGCCGCCAAGCACTCCCGCGCCAGTGAATGCCGTGTGATCGTGCGCCAGCGGGAGGGCGGGACGCTCTGGGCGCGCGTCGAGGACAACGGAATCGGCGGCGCACAGGTGATCGCCGGGGGAGGGCTGGACGGCATCTCGAACCGGATCCTCGCTGCCCGCGGCACCGTCCGGCTGGAAAGCCCGCAGGGCGGACCCACATCGCTGGAGGTGAGCGTCCCGTGCGCATCCTGA
- a CDS encoding response regulator transcription factor, whose translation MRILICEDSVLLREGLVRLLEDANHVVVAALPDATQLDQTVVDTAPDLCILDVRLPPTYTDEGIRAALRLRAQHPALPVVVLSQYVEERYATDLITAQGGALGYLLKDRVADVTDFLDAVTRISQGATVLDPEVVAQLLSRRPKDERMRRLTDREASTLALIAEGKSNQAIASTLFVSEASVEKYITAIFQKLDLEPDESGNRRVLAALVHLEYGGGQPQAGAPS comes from the coding sequence GTGCGCATCCTGATCTGCGAGGACTCGGTCCTGCTGCGCGAAGGCCTCGTGCGCCTTCTCGAAGACGCCAATCACGTCGTCGTCGCGGCGCTGCCGGATGCGACTCAGCTGGACCAGACGGTCGTGGACACCGCGCCGGACCTGTGCATCCTGGACGTCCGACTGCCGCCCACCTATACGGACGAGGGGATCCGCGCCGCACTGCGGCTGCGCGCGCAGCATCCCGCGCTTCCGGTGGTCGTGCTCTCCCAATACGTCGAAGAGCGCTATGCCACCGACCTGATCACCGCGCAGGGGGGCGCACTGGGCTATCTGCTGAAGGACCGGGTCGCGGATGTGACCGATTTCCTCGACGCGGTCACCCGGATCAGCCAGGGCGCCACCGTGCTCGACCCGGAAGTGGTCGCCCAGCTGCTGAGCCGGCGGCCGAAGGACGAACGGATGCGTCGCCTCACCGACCGCGAAGCGTCCACCCTGGCACTGATCGCCGAGGGGAAATCCAACCAGGCGATCGCTTCCACGCTCTTCGTTTCCGAGGCCAGCGTCGAGAAGTACATCACCGCGATCTTTCAGAAGCTCGACCTCGAACCGGACGAATCCGGCAACCGACGGGTGCTCGCAGCGCTCGTCCATCTCGAATACGGCGGCGGACAGCCGCAGGCAGGAGCACCCTCATGA